The proteins below come from a single Chryseobacterium sp. MA9 genomic window:
- a CDS encoding response regulator transcription factor — MNILLVEDDQRISNFLIKGLSEAGYNLTLADSGEKARELLHTYDFDLILMDIMLPGLDGMQLTQIIRFKGNYTPILVLSALNSPDDKIKMLDMGADDYLSKPFHFEELISRIKALTRRNKLSYQKEDQYLSCGNIVIDTDLHKVTQNDKEIEFSPTEYKLFTFLMENKNKVLSRTQILHKVWGIDFDNTTNVVDVYISYVRNKIDETEQKIIHTVKGTGYLIKD; from the coding sequence ATGAATATTTTGTTGGTAGAAGATGATCAAAGAATCAGCAATTTCCTGATAAAAGGCCTTTCCGAGGCTGGATATAATCTCACCCTTGCAGATTCCGGGGAAAAAGCGCGTGAACTTCTTCATACCTATGATTTTGATCTTATTTTAATGGATATTATGCTTCCCGGATTAGATGGGATGCAGCTTACCCAGATTATAAGATTTAAAGGAAACTATACGCCGATTTTGGTTTTAAGTGCACTGAACAGCCCTGATGATAAGATCAAAATGCTGGACATGGGAGCTGACGATTATTTATCAAAACCTTTCCATTTTGAAGAACTGATTTCAAGGATTAAAGCTTTAACCAGAAGAAATAAATTAAGCTATCAGAAAGAAGACCAATATTTATCATGTGGAAATATCGTCATTGATACAGATCTTCATAAAGTAACGCAGAACGATAAGGAAATAGAATTTTCCCCTACAGAATACAAACTTTTTACTTTCCTGATGGAGAATAAAAATAAGGTGCTGAGCAGAACTCAGATTTTACATAAAGTTTGGGGAATTGATTTTGATAATACAACGAATGTAGTAGATGTTTATATCTCCTATGTCCGTAATAAGATTGATGAAACAGAACAGAAAATTATTCATACCGTAAAAGGAACAGGATATTTGATCAAAGACTGA
- a CDS encoding CPBP family intramembrane glutamic endopeptidase: MSKNIRFFFIFVLGFTAYYFLDFFCFKIVQNFSKNIFHSKALAHVISYSVTLIPLMITLNILFPKRNIADLFSLNKPIIKGFTLAFTGTLPMLIGYLIHFKIISKINFEALFINTLSSAFFEEIIFRAFLIGIFYRFTRLGFLSSALFGSLLFAQVHLYQSQDITELMEIFAITFLGSLFFAWVYFESEYNLWTAIFLHFFMNLYWEIFTVSENVSGNFYGNLYKLFSIVAITFIIIYTKRKNKIPFEITWKSLFIKTREVQS; the protein is encoded by the coding sequence ATGAGTAAAAACATCCGCTTCTTTTTCATCTTTGTCCTGGGTTTTACAGCCTATTATTTTTTAGATTTTTTCTGTTTTAAAATCGTTCAGAATTTCTCAAAAAACATATTTCACAGCAAAGCATTAGCTCATGTAATTTCTTATTCGGTGACTTTAATTCCATTGATGATTACATTAAACATTCTGTTTCCCAAAAGAAATATTGCAGATCTGTTTTCATTAAACAAGCCCATTATCAAAGGATTTACATTAGCTTTTACAGGAACTCTTCCTATGCTCATAGGATATCTGATTCATTTTAAAATAATCAGTAAAATAAATTTTGAAGCCCTGTTTATCAACACACTTTCTTCAGCATTTTTTGAAGAAATTATCTTCAGAGCTTTTCTTATCGGAATATTTTATAGGTTTACCAGGCTTGGTTTTTTATCATCAGCCTTATTTGGATCATTATTGTTTGCGCAGGTACATTTGTACCAAAGTCAGGATATAACAGAGCTTATGGAGATATTCGCCATTACATTTCTTGGGTCTTTATTCTTTGCCTGGGTCTATTTTGAATCTGAATATAATCTGTGGACAGCCATATTTCTGCATTTCTTCATGAATCTATACTGGGAAATCTTTACTGTTTCTGAAAATGTTTCCGGTAATTTTTATGGAAATCTCTATAAATTATTTTCCATTGTTGCTATCACGTTCATTATTATCTATACAAAAAGAAAAAATAAAATCCCCTTCGAGATTACTTGGAAAAGTCTTTTTATCAAAACCAGAGAAGTTCAATCATAA
- a CDS encoding efflux RND transporter periplasmic adaptor subunit, with translation MNKNITQYIAAAYLSALIIVTGCAGKEENKEAEKGYCITKELKKDIKLAKAEMLPIEESITLTGEVESNSDKTVPFVSLVDGVVIDTYFSLGDYVKKGQALASVKSTAVNEMQDDTQTLQAQLAVAKRKLSSVEAMYKDDIASQKDLQEARSEVAILQSNISKTQKNMQLYSAGGNTIQIKAPADGYVISKNISKGMPVTAGGDQLFTISNLDKVWVMANVYATNMRHVYVDQPVVVKTLAYPDDSFAGKINTISQVFNENERVLKAKIIMDNNGMKLRPGMSADVVLPINSQNKSALAIPAKALIFDNNQSYVVVYKKDCELEIRPVTEITSNSQYIYVEGNLKPGENVIASNGLLIYENLKNQLNNSTK, from the coding sequence ATGAACAAGAATATTACCCAATACATTGCTGCAGCTTATCTGTCTGCCCTCATCATTGTTACAGGCTGTGCCGGAAAAGAAGAGAATAAAGAAGCTGAAAAAGGTTATTGTATCACCAAAGAACTCAAAAAAGATATTAAACTGGCCAAAGCAGAAATGCTTCCCATAGAAGAAAGTATTACCCTTACCGGAGAAGTGGAAAGCAATTCGGATAAAACGGTTCCTTTCGTAAGTCTTGTGGATGGAGTGGTGATTGATACCTATTTTTCCCTCGGAGATTATGTGAAAAAAGGGCAGGCTCTGGCAAGTGTAAAAAGTACAGCCGTAAACGAAATGCAGGATGATACTCAAACTTTACAGGCTCAGCTGGCTGTCGCAAAAAGAAAACTGTCCTCTGTAGAAGCGATGTATAAAGATGATATTGCCTCTCAGAAAGATTTGCAGGAAGCGCGTTCTGAAGTGGCCATACTGCAATCCAATATTTCCAAAACACAGAAAAATATGCAGCTGTATTCAGCGGGTGGAAATACCATTCAGATAAAAGCTCCGGCAGATGGATATGTTATTTCAAAGAATATTTCGAAAGGAATGCCTGTTACTGCTGGCGGAGATCAGCTGTTTACGATTTCCAATCTGGATAAAGTATGGGTAATGGCTAATGTATATGCTACCAACATGAGACATGTTTATGTAGATCAGCCTGTAGTAGTAAAAACACTTGCTTATCCGGATGACAGCTTTGCAGGAAAAATCAATACTATTTCTCAGGTTTTTAATGAAAATGAAAGAGTACTAAAGGCTAAAATCATTATGGATAATAATGGAATGAAGCTGAGACCAGGAATGTCCGCAGATGTTGTACTACCTATTAATTCCCAAAATAAAAGTGCATTGGCTATTCCTGCAAAAGCTTTAATCTTTGATAATAACCAAAGCTATGTAGTGGTTTACAAAAAAGACTGTGAGCTTGAGATCAGACCGGTAACCGAGATTACTTCCAACAGCCAGTATATTTATGTAGAAGGTAATTTAAAACCAGGTGAAAATGTGATTGCTTCCAACGGACTGCTGATCTATGAAAATCTGAAAAATCAATTAAATAATTCCACGAAGTAA
- a CDS encoding LytTR family DNA-binding domain-containing protein translates to MFSFAAYSYPKSESFKEIFVSSLGAGVSVYLFLIIFQPFGTEDFHHPYKFLLLFPYCIIFGTAFFMANLMTSHFSNWNIGTELLKIIFILFVGSILSYFYNSLFLSHVKLDLVNYFYMFLYSLAVGIPISIIYVLSRYIYLKNIHENTARNISQHLPVSIPELQQNLLKISAQNLELIINENDFLCAQSMENYCTFYFLENNTIKKLLVRISLSNALQQIETSSVKKCHRSYIVNLGKVKNLKGNAQGYKLILPEIGFEIPVSRSFISSIIPQLQQQNL, encoded by the coding sequence ATGTTTTCATTTGCAGCATATTCATACCCAAAATCCGAATCTTTCAAAGAAATTTTCGTTTCTTCTTTGGGAGCCGGAGTTTCTGTATATCTGTTTCTGATTATTTTTCAACCCTTTGGTACGGAAGACTTTCATCACCCTTATAAGTTTTTATTACTCTTCCCTTATTGTATTATTTTTGGAACTGCATTTTTCATGGCCAATCTTATGACTTCCCATTTTAGCAACTGGAATATTGGTACGGAGCTTTTAAAAATAATTTTCATTCTATTCGTTGGATCAATTCTATCCTACTTTTACAATTCATTATTCCTGAGCCATGTAAAACTTGATCTGGTCAATTATTTTTATATGTTCCTTTATTCTCTGGCAGTCGGGATTCCAATTTCTATCATCTATGTTTTATCACGGTATATCTATTTAAAAAATATTCATGAAAATACAGCGCGGAATATTTCTCAGCATCTTCCGGTTTCTATTCCTGAATTACAGCAAAATCTATTAAAGATATCAGCACAGAACCTGGAACTGATCATAAATGAAAATGATTTCCTCTGCGCCCAATCGATGGAAAATTACTGTACATTTTACTTTTTAGAGAATAATACTATAAAAAAACTCTTGGTCAGAATCAGTTTATCCAATGCTTTACAACAAATCGAAACCAGCTCTGTCAAAAAATGCCACCGTTCCTATATTGTCAATCTTGGAAAGGTCAAAAATCTTAAAGGAAATGCTCAGGGCTATAAATTAATTCTTCCAGAAATTGGTTTTGAAATTCCGGTTTCAAGAAGTTTTATTTCGTCAATTATCCCTCAATTGCAACAACAAAATCTGTAA
- a CDS encoding RNA methyltransferase, producing the protein MLIESFQNEKIKNVTKLLTDNRFRKKSKVFVVEGQQENERAIQYHFEPLEFFICENIFKGTLPEGKIHHVSEKVYEKIAYRGSSEGIIGIYQAKETPLSSFVPKENSTVIIVEGVEKPGNLGAILRSCEAFGVDALIVADGKTDFYNPNVIRSSVGCLFGMEVYQAENKETLEFLQKNSFNIYTTLMDESAEDLYKRDFRQRSAVLFGTEHSGLSDFWIGKGKNTLIPMAGSIDSLNLSNAVAITCYESLKQKKG; encoded by the coding sequence ATGTTGATAGAAAGTTTTCAAAACGAAAAAATAAAAAATGTCACTAAGCTCCTTACTGACAACCGATTTCGTAAAAAATCAAAAGTTTTTGTAGTAGAGGGACAGCAGGAAAATGAAAGAGCCATACAGTATCATTTTGAGCCGCTGGAATTCTTTATCTGTGAAAATATCTTTAAAGGAACCCTTCCCGAGGGGAAAATCCATCATGTAAGTGAAAAAGTATATGAAAAAATAGCTTACAGAGGGAGTTCCGAAGGAATTATCGGAATCTACCAGGCCAAAGAAACTCCTCTTTCATCATTTGTTCCTAAAGAAAATTCTACGGTAATTATTGTAGAAGGCGTAGAAAAACCGGGAAATCTTGGAGCTATTTTAAGAAGTTGTGAAGCGTTTGGTGTAGATGCTCTGATTGTTGCTGACGGAAAAACTGATTTCTACAATCCTAATGTGATCAGATCCAGTGTGGGCTGTCTTTTTGGAATGGAAGTATATCAGGCTGAAAATAAAGAAACATTGGAATTTCTGCAAAAGAACAGCTTCAATATTTACACTACACTTATGGATGAAAGTGCTGAAGACCTTTATAAGAGAGATTTCAGACAGCGTTCAGCAGTATTATTCGGTACTGAACATTCCGGATTAAGTGATTTTTGGATCGGAAAAGGAAAGAACACGCTGATTCCTATGGCCGGAAGTATTGATTCTTTAAATCTGAGCAATGCAGTGGCCATTACTTGCTATGAATCTTTAAAACAGAAGAAAGGTTAG
- a CDS encoding HAMP domain-containing sensor histidine kinase, translating to MTLRNRFTLISSLSFGIVSIITSAVIFFAYYDSTKIFYFEKLRNTALISAIYYLEKDELPKDRHAQIKKEYNHLIQNNRVAVYNQNNEVTFGHNLNDKNIKLSHLQAVRNNKGIQFMSDNQFYYGIFYPDNQGDFVVFVKSSNDSFQSQILRLAIIMLSVLVIGLLAIYFLSRYLSKVVYKPISNVVERINKVEYNNISTAIITSTNTNDEIEDLIKSYNKLLGRISENVLLQQNFINYVSHEFKTPLAAISGNLEVFAQKDRTPEEYREVAKESLENVYEIENILNNLLLMSGMTKLESSHKLMRVDELIWKIYEKLESKAKENNSFIKIQLQVTKPALLEFPGNEMLLYLALYNIVENAIKYSYGKPVVVTLSEKDNQLYIEIRDEGRGIPADDLAKISETFYRGKNVDTVKGSGIGLSLSKSIFDHHHIVMKIDSAINVGTSVLLEFPAHSSLCSL from the coding sequence ATGACTCTCAGAAACAGATTTACCCTTATTTCAAGCCTTTCATTCGGCATTGTTTCTATCATCACATCTGCGGTGATATTTTTTGCCTATTATGACAGTACCAAGATTTTTTATTTTGAAAAACTGAGAAATACAGCTCTTATTTCTGCCATTTATTATCTTGAAAAAGATGAGCTTCCAAAAGATAGACATGCCCAAATAAAAAAAGAATATAATCATCTTATCCAGAATAACAGGGTAGCGGTCTACAATCAGAATAATGAAGTGACGTTTGGGCATAATCTGAATGATAAAAATATAAAGCTTTCCCATTTACAGGCTGTCCGGAATAATAAGGGAATACAGTTTATGTCTGATAATCAATTTTATTACGGGATTTTTTATCCGGATAACCAGGGAGATTTTGTGGTTTTTGTGAAATCCTCTAACGACTCCTTTCAATCACAGATACTGAGGCTTGCGATTATTATGCTTTCCGTATTGGTTATTGGGCTGCTTGCGATTTATTTTCTGAGCAGATATCTTTCAAAGGTAGTTTATAAACCTATTTCCAATGTTGTAGAACGAATCAATAAAGTGGAATATAATAATATTTCTACGGCAATTATTACTTCCACAAATACCAATGATGAAATTGAAGATCTTATAAAATCATATAATAAACTGCTGGGCAGAATTTCTGAAAACGTACTCTTACAGCAGAACTTTATCAATTATGTTTCTCACGAATTTAAAACACCCTTAGCTGCTATCTCCGGAAATCTGGAAGTCTTTGCTCAAAAAGACCGTACGCCGGAAGAATATAGGGAAGTAGCAAAAGAGTCTTTGGAAAATGTATATGAGATTGAAAATATTCTCAACAATCTTTTGCTGATGTCCGGAATGACAAAACTTGAATCTTCTCACAAACTAATGAGAGTGGATGAGCTGATCTGGAAAATTTATGAAAAATTAGAATCTAAAGCAAAAGAAAATAATTCATTCATAAAAATACAGCTTCAGGTGACAAAACCTGCTTTGCTGGAATTTCCTGGAAATGAAATGCTGCTGTACTTAGCATTATATAATATTGTGGAAAACGCCATCAAATATTCTTATGGCAAACCTGTAGTTGTTACACTGTCTGAAAAAGATAATCAGTTGTACATCGAGATCAGAGATGAAGGAAGAGGAATTCCGGCAGATGATCTTGCAAAAATATCTGAGACTTTCTACAGAGGGAAAAATGTAGATACTGTGAAAGGAAGCGGAATTGGTTTGTCGCTTTCCAAAAGTATTTTTGATCATCATCATATTGTGATGAAAATTGATTCTGCTATTAATGTCGGGACAAGTGTTCTTCTTGAATTTCCGGCTCATTCATCATTGTGTTCTTTGTAA
- the rmuC gene encoding DNA recombination protein RmuC, producing MEMLYLIIGLIAGGILGAVILYFVLKSSMVSRSSYDALNTLSIKTQSDLENSNLKIQELHQNISNEKEANTLQQDLLDDLKNEFSKISAEYSSLHIQFQELKQVNQRQTSQIENHILEKQTLFAKNSELSAKNEGLQKSLDTQKEEIIKIQEESKLQFENLANKILEEKTEKFTTLNQNNLKNILEPFQEKIADLKNKVNEAYEKENKERFSLAEKVKELAELNQQISEDAKKLTRALKGESKTQGNWGEMILESILEKSGLVKGREYFLEHELRDEDNKALFSEFSGKKMRPDAVVKYPDERNVIIDSKVSLTAFTELVDETDADVYAIKLSQHLGSIKNHITQLSQKAYDDYGKSLDFVMMFIPSEPAYIAAMQADQNLWNYAYERRILLLNPSNLITSLKLIADLWKREYQNRNSIEIAERGARLYDKFVGFVDNLEKVGRNLDQAKNVYNDAYKQLHTGNDNLVIQTQKLKSLGIKNKKDLPQSLIDNSNLIEPSES from the coding sequence ATGGAGATGCTATATTTAATTATTGGGTTGATTGCCGGTGGTATACTTGGCGCAGTTATATTATATTTTGTACTGAAATCATCAATGGTTTCAAGAAGTTCTTATGATGCGCTGAACACCTTATCTATTAAAACCCAGTCTGATCTTGAAAATTCAAATCTGAAGATTCAGGAACTTCATCAGAATATCAGCAATGAAAAAGAAGCCAATACGCTGCAGCAGGATCTTTTAGATGATCTGAAAAATGAATTTTCTAAAATCTCCGCCGAATATTCTTCCTTACATATTCAGTTTCAGGAATTAAAACAAGTCAATCAGAGACAGACTTCTCAGATAGAAAATCATATTCTTGAAAAGCAGACTCTTTTTGCTAAAAACTCTGAACTTTCTGCCAAAAATGAAGGTCTCCAGAAATCTCTTGATACCCAAAAAGAAGAAATTATCAAGATCCAGGAAGAATCTAAACTTCAGTTTGAAAACCTTGCTAACAAAATTTTAGAAGAAAAAACAGAAAAGTTTACTACTTTAAATCAAAATAACTTAAAAAATATCCTTGAGCCTTTTCAGGAAAAAATTGCCGACTTAAAAAACAAGGTCAACGAAGCCTACGAAAAGGAAAATAAAGAACGTTTCTCCCTTGCCGAAAAAGTGAAAGAACTGGCAGAACTGAACCAGCAGATCTCCGAAGATGCCAAAAAACTGACCCGTGCTCTGAAAGGAGAAAGCAAAACTCAGGGGAACTGGGGCGAAATGATTCTGGAAAGCATTCTTGAGAAATCAGGATTGGTAAAAGGCAGAGAATATTTCCTGGAACATGAATTACGTGATGAAGATAACAAAGCTTTATTCTCTGAGTTCTCCGGAAAGAAAATGCGGCCGGATGCTGTTGTAAAATATCCGGATGAAAGAAATGTCATCATTGATTCTAAAGTATCACTGACTGCCTTCACAGAATTGGTAGACGAAACCGATGCTGATGTTTACGCTATAAAACTAAGCCAGCACCTCGGATCTATCAAAAACCATATTACACAATTGAGTCAGAAAGCATATGATGACTATGGAAAATCACTGGATTTCGTGATGATGTTTATTCCTAGTGAACCTGCCTATATTGCGGCTATGCAGGCAGATCAGAATCTTTGGAACTATGCCTATGAGAGAAGAATCCTTCTGCTTAATCCAAGCAACCTAATCACTTCTCTTAAATTGATTGCGGACCTTTGGAAACGTGAATACCAAAACCGAAATTCCATAGAAATTGCTGAACGTGGGGCAAGACTGTATGACAAATTTGTAGGTTTTGTGGATAACTTAGAGAAAGTTGGGAGAAATCTTGATCAGGCAAAGAATGTATATAATGATGCCTACAAACAGCTTCATACAGGAAATGATAATCTTGTGATCCAGACTCAAAAGCTGAAATCATTAGGAATAAAAAATAAAAAAGATCTGCCTCAAAGTCTTATTGACAACAGTAATCTTATTGAGCCATCAGAAAGCTAA
- a CDS encoding TolC family protein, whose product MKKLFFTLFYIHCFSFFSAQISDTLKIGRKEAETIFLAKNLDLIAQKLEISQAEARVVQAKYWPNPKLSISEVNLWRTYDIEEQPALIGNWGKNSQISAEIEQVIQTAGKRRKNIELQKIEVEGEKYELQEVLRELKKTLRNTITEILYNQEQQKIYQGQIASIEKLTKSYNNQLNLGNISKAEYVRLKAQEIEFKKKLISLKQEIEDQQVELKALLMLPSQSYLVISDLFGMPEKQLSELEVTQWIDKAKENRPDIMISKNKEKHATKNLEIQNAMKTPDVAVSIGYDRGGNIMKDFIGLGVSMDLPIFDRNKGNIQEARLEIEKSKLETRKNMLKSENEIVSVFRNYIRTQQVSEEINENYESTLDGLLVSHEKNFRLRNISMLEYMDFLDTYIGNKMIILDTKKELNQYYENLQYVVGQDL is encoded by the coding sequence TTGAAGAAGCTATTTTTTACACTATTTTATATTCATTGTTTCAGTTTCTTTTCAGCACAGATTTCAGACACCCTGAAAATTGGCAGAAAGGAAGCTGAGACTATTTTTTTGGCTAAAAACCTAGACCTCATTGCACAGAAGCTTGAAATTTCACAAGCCGAAGCAAGAGTTGTTCAGGCTAAATACTGGCCCAATCCAAAATTAAGCATCAGCGAAGTGAATCTATGGAGAACCTATGACATAGAAGAACAGCCTGCGCTCATTGGAAACTGGGGAAAGAATTCCCAGATTTCTGCTGAGATAGAACAGGTGATTCAGACAGCAGGTAAAAGACGAAAAAATATTGAACTGCAGAAAATAGAAGTGGAAGGTGAGAAGTATGAACTGCAGGAAGTATTGCGTGAACTTAAGAAAACACTTAGAAATACCATTACCGAGATTCTTTACAATCAGGAACAACAGAAAATTTATCAGGGGCAGATTGCTTCTATTGAGAAATTAACAAAATCCTATAATAATCAATTAAACCTCGGAAACATCAGTAAAGCTGAATATGTCCGCTTAAAAGCACAGGAAATTGAATTCAAAAAGAAACTGATTTCATTAAAACAGGAAATTGAAGATCAGCAGGTAGAGCTTAAAGCCCTATTGATGCTGCCTTCTCAATCATATCTGGTGATATCAGATTTATTTGGGATGCCTGAAAAACAACTTTCAGAGTTGGAAGTGACACAATGGATAGATAAGGCAAAAGAAAACCGCCCGGATATCATGATCTCAAAAAATAAAGAGAAACATGCTACGAAAAACCTGGAAATTCAAAATGCAATGAAAACCCCTGATGTTGCTGTTTCTATAGGATATGACCGTGGCGGGAATATCATGAAAGACTTTATAGGACTGGGTGTTTCTATGGACCTTCCCATTTTCGACCGTAACAAAGGAAATATTCAGGAAGCCAGGCTTGAGATTGAGAAAAGCAAACTTGAAACCCGTAAAAATATGCTGAAATCCGAGAACGAAATTGTATCGGTTTTCAGAAATTATATCAGAACACAGCAGGTTTCAGAAGAGATTAATGAAAACTATGAATCTACGCTGGACGGTCTGCTGGTAAGCCATGAAAAAAATTTCAGACTAAGAAATATCAGCATGCTGGAGTACATGGACTTTCTGGATACCTACATCGGGAATAAAATGATCATCCTGGATACTAAAAAAGAACTTAATCAATACTACGAAAACCTGCAGTATGTTGTAGGACAAGATTTATAA